ATGTGCCAGCCATTGATTTCTATCGCAGCGTCGGTTTTGAAGTCGAGGGTGTCGATTTGTCCTATTATACCAATAGTGATGTCGATGGTGAAGTTGCAGTGTTCATGAAACGCAAGTTGATGTGATAGTATAGACGAAGACAATCCAATGATTGCTGGCAACCTTACGAAATATTCAGATGTGAACGAGATTATAGACTTTTTCGTTAAAGGCGTTATTCCCGTTCTCGAAAAAAATGTACTCGGGATATATCTAACTGGCTCGCTGTCCCATGGGGCGTTTAACTACCATAGCAGTGATATTGATATTATAGTGATTGTGCATCGACCTGTTTCTCGATGTGAACTCGATTCCATTGGGCGTTTGCACAGAGATATGGAAGGGAGATTTGAGAAATGGGCGCGGAGGTTAGAGTGTTCTTATACGCCTGTCGATATGCTCCCATGTGTTATGCCTCCAACGGAGCCGAGACCGTGGTATTGGGGTGGTGATTGTACCCTTTATGAGGAGGCACCTTATGGAAATGAATGGATAATCAACAAATATTTTCTTTATGGTCATTCCATTGCTTTATTTGGTCCGAGTTTTAAGAAGCTGTTGCCTCCGGTTGATGTTGAGGATGTGCGAAAAGCCTGCGTTCGCGATTTGTTTCAGGAATGGGCACCGAAAAAATTTATCCCGGAGTGGTTTAGAGATAGCCACCACGAAGCGTATTTCATTCTGAATCTATGTCGAATACTGCACACTGTGATTTGCTCCGTTGTTGGCTCAAAGAAGATGGCTGCGTCATGGGTGCAGGAGAACTATGGAGAAAGATGGCGTGATCTGGTAGGGAATGCTCTGGAATGGCAATACGGTATTGAATTGGACGCGAGACAAGAGGCTATAGATTTTCTCGATTTTGTAATTTCGGAGGTTTTAAAAACGGAAATATATAGTCAGGTGGTCAATGACGGATAGTATATTGGAGAGGATGAAAATGGAAGTTGTTAGGGCTTTGAAATCTGATATACCCGCTATACTGGAGATCTGGAAAGAACTCATGGATTTTCACCTGCCGTTTGATTCGAGATATACCCTGTCTGATGGTGCAGAAGAGAGCATGGATAAGAAT
This region of Gemmatimonadota bacterium genomic DNA includes:
- a CDS encoding DUF4111 domain-containing protein, with translation MIAGNLTKYSDVNEIIDFFVKGVIPVLEKNVLGIYLTGSLSHGAFNYHSSDIDIIVIVHRPVSRCELDSIGRLHRDMEGRFEKWARRLECSYTPVDMLPCVMPPTEPRPWYWGGDCTLYEEAPYGNEWIINKYFLYGHSIALFGPSFKKLLPPVDVEDVRKACVRDLFQEWAPKKFIPEWFRDSHHEAYFILNLCRILHTVICSVVGSKKMAASWVQENYGERWRDLVGNALEWQYGIELDARQEAIDFLDFVISEVLKTEIYSQVVNDG